The genomic segment aacagggacctactgtagagcacagggaattctgctcaatattctgtaataacctaactgggaaaagaatttgaaaaagaataggtatatgtatatgtgtacctgaatcactgtgctgtacacctgaaactaagacaactttttaaatcaactctactccaatataaaataaaaatttttttaattgtttagaattatctgaaaaaaatgtttttcagaatAAATTGGATGTCCTAACAACTTCTAGTGATGACTCATgaggatttgtttttaattttgtttctaatcATTATTCACTCAGAGAGAcctgtgtaccctttacccagtttcccctctacccagtttcccctaataCTTATATCTTAACAACTGGATTGTAACATCAAGAGCAGGAATTTTCCATTGATGCAATGTCTGTGTAGAGTTCTAGCATTTTCCATCACCTGTGGGTTCATGTAACCAcgaccacagtcaagatacagaactgttgGTCACCACAGAGAGCTCCCTCATGCTATCGCCTTATATAGCCACACACCATCACTAACCCTTAGCAGCAACTAACGGCTTCCACccctataattttgtcattttgtgaatgttatataaatgaaatcatacaatacgtAACCTCTGAGACTAGCTTTTTTTTCTCAGCAGGATACTCTTAAGATCCACCCAAGTTGTTGCCTTTATtaatagtttgtttctttgtagCGCCGAGGGGTATTCCGTGGTATGGATACACTGCAGTTTGTTTATTCACGTATTGAGGGACAttcgggttgtttccactttgggcctattatgaataaagctgctatgaacaacgGTGTCTACAGGTTTTTGTGGggaacatatgtttttatttctcggGGATAAAcgcccaggagtgcaattgctgggaaGTATGGTAAGTGTACATTTAGGCCTTTCTTTAACTGccatcattttcctttttgatgCCTAAATTATTCCATCTTTTCCCAGTGGAGGACCTTTCAAGTTGCTTCTTTTGACctgtttcattggtcttttctagctgctgctgctgctgctttttttgaCTGGAGAAGACATCCCAGGCTCCTCTTGCACATTTCCAGCCCCAAACTTTAAATGGTGCTTCGGTACCTTTGACCACGTGCCTCTTATTGTCCTTGACAAGGTATTTGTTCATGGGAAGTGATAGATAAGCAGCAGACCTGCAGTCCGTTTTCTCCCATTACAAGTCAGATCTGCTCGTAAATATACCGAGGACCAATTTCCTGCAGCCAAACCTCATAGTATTTGCCAGTGGGGGAGTCCTtttctataacagcacacacatgATGGTTCAGGATTGCTTACAATAAACAAATCTGAGATCTATGGGAAATGTTACCAAGCCAAGTAACTGAGCCCCAATTCAGAATAGCTCCTTCTTTGTGAAATCACCTCATGCATCATTTAGAGACCTCCTGAAGTACTCATATATTGCTAGTAGAACTATAAAATGGTcaaaaatcattttggaaaacagtttgtcagtgttttcatctgcttgggctgtcataacaaaatatcgtaaactgggtggcttaaagaaacagacatttattcctcacggttctggaggctagaagtccaagatcaaggtgccaggtgatgggttcctggtgagagctctcctccttcttgcagacatctgccttcttgctgtgtccttacatgggcTTTCCTTGGAGCAGAAAcgcagtggggaggggggcgcAGGGACTCTCCCTTTTCTCATAAGGCCATTAAtcccctcatgacctaatctaacCTTACTTACCTTCCAagagccccatctccaaatactgtcacattaGGGGTTAGaagttcaacatatgaatttggggggcacaaacattcagtccataacagaaaGTTCtgcataaaattaaacatatacttacGCTATGACCCAGTGattttattcctacatatttacccaaaggaaagaaaacatacattcacaaaaagactTGTAGAAGGATATTTATAGCAATTTCATTCCTAACAGATAACACCTGAAAACAAGACTAATAACCATCATTAGGAGAATGGATAAGCTCATTTCAGTATGTTTATTGTATTcatctgcttgggctgccataacaataaACTACAGATCTGgcggcttaaacagcagaaatttattttcttatagttctagaggctagggagtccaagatcaaggttccagCTGATCCattttctggtgagggctctcaaACCTGACATCtcgaaggcctgagaaccagggggaCCAATGCAGTGAGTCCAAAGGCTCCAGAACCAGGAGTGTCGATGTCCAAGGGCAAGAGCACATGGATGTCCCGCTTAGGCAGAAAGCAAATtggtccttcctctgcctttctgtCCTATTCAGGCCTTCACTGGATCAGATGACGCCCACTGCATTGGTGAGGGTGATCTTTACTCAGTCTGATTCAAATGCTCATCTCTCCCAGAAACACAGACATGCCCAGAAATAACGTTTTACCAGCTATccgggcatcccttagcccagtcaagttaacacatgaaattaaccattcAAACAAGCCAAAGACaatctgtgacatatttgaacacccAAAGCCTGGAacataggaaataaaatgaattctaataaatcaatacaaaaaaGTACAGACAGCCCGAtacaaatggacaaaagacattaACAGGCGTTTCACAAAAGAGGGTATCCAGCTGGCCAATACCTGTATGAAAAGGGGATCAACCACGTGAGCCATTAAACTAAAAATGAGTTCTCACTGCTCATCCGCCAGAGTGCCGGGATGGGGGACAGACAGCCTCGCAGTAATCTGTGTCgctgagaatgtggagcaacaggaacctCCACGCACTGACGGTAGCAATAAATTGGTCCCATCACTGAGGAAAGCAGTGTGGtgttatataataaaatgaaacagacTCGTGCCCCGGAACCCGCAACTCCACTACAAGGTACACACTCGAGAGAGCTCTTGCGTGTGCGCACCTGTACCTGAGCTTGGCATCCTCTCGAGAACTGGGTCTGAGAAGAGGACCTGCCCCTAGCTAGTCATTCTGGGATGCAGTCCTACAGAACCACAGTGGGGGGACTGACTAGAATGACTGGAACACGGAGGATGGAAAGCCATGCTAAGGGTGCGTCACTGGGCTGGTTACCATTGTGAGTAACCGGGGCTCAATCCTGTTGGAGACCCTCCGAGAAATTGTGGAGAGTGGCCTTCGGAATCATCCACTTGTGACTTGGGAGTGGGGAGTATTTATCTTCTGGCTTTTGGACCCATTCGCCAAGGGTCGTGGCCATGGGGGGTTAATGTTCTGCACTCGTGGGTTTTCACATTGCTCAGTGGAACCCTACTTATGTCCCGCGTGGCAGTTGGCacagaggccctgaggcagaaagcAAGGGACATGCAGACTGGTGAGGTAACCTGCTGCCGTCTGTACCACCATTAGTTGGTTACCACAGCAACAACAGGAGAAAACAGGAGCCCAGAGAAGTGAGACAGAACATAAAGGATACCAACACATCAGAACACAAGACTGTTCATAAAACTTTATTATTGGAAACAAGCCAGCTTCCCATCGACACGAGAATGTGTTTAAGGGCTGTGCGTTCATACAGTCCTCTGCCACACCATCCTGGCCACGTTCTCGCTGGGTACTGCTGACTCCCctttattttagtgtatgtgtAGTGAGCAATTTGATTCTGCTTTTAGATGAACTGGAAGCAATGCCCTCCTGTCACAGCGAAGTGTAGGACGGTCACGGTCCTTACAGAGCAAGAGGATGGGCTTTGGCCTCAGACGGACTTGGCGCTAATCTTCATCATTCGCTCGGCTTCCTCCGCCATAAAATGATAACCATCCCTACCTTGTGTCTATTTCACAGCACAGAACGCTTACTCCGCACCACACACTGTTCTAAGCCTCTCCAAATATTAACCCGTTCCATCCTCCCATCACTCACTCCCATGATGTAAATACTGTTTTATGCGTTTCCTAATGAAGGAACCGGGCACAGAGAGCTTACGTAACTCGgcagggccacacagctggtgagtggagGAGTGCGCTGAGCCGGGATTTGAACGCCCCCCTGTCTGGCTGCAGAACCCGTTCCATCCAGCGGGAAAGGCGCATCTCCGGCCCAGCCGCGCAGAGAGGACTGCGCACCGTGTCTGCCGTGCGTGCGGAGCCCCACCTCCCCACGCGGCGCACGGCTGCGAGGGCGGCCCCGGGGCCCCGCCCCCGGGCGCCTGCGGCGGGGGCAGCGGGTTCTTCTCCCGGTCCGCCGTCGGGGGCCGCTGCCCGCGGTCCCCGGGGCCGGGCGCGCCCCGCAAGATGTGCGGGCGCCGCGGCCGGCAGCCCGGGCCCCGCCTGTGCTGGCTACTGTGCTGCAGCGCCCTGCTGTCCCCGGCCACGGGCTACGTGATCGTGAGCTCCGTGTCCTGGGCCGTCACCAACGAGGTGGACGAGGAGCTAGACAGCGCCTCCACCGAGGAGGCGCTGCCCGCGCTGCTGGAAGACTCGGGCAGCATCTGGCAGCGGAGCTTCCCGGCCTCGGCGCACGAGGAGGAGTCTCACCTGCCGCCCCCGGAGGGCACCGCCCGCGCCAGGCCGCCCCCTGCGCCGCCCGGGATGTTCTCCTACCGGCGCGAGGGCAGCGCGAGGCTGCGCCCGGGCACCGCCCGCTTCCTGGCCCACGCCAGCGCCTGGGGCTGTCTGGCCACCGTGTCCGCCCACGAGAAGGTAAGCCACCCGACCGGGAGCGGCGTGCAGGGAACAGGGAGAGCCTGGGGCAACTCCCGCGCTCGGATCCAGGTCTAGCAGACGTGCGCTGGAGGCTGGATCGGCGTGGACAGCGTGTAATTAATGCAACCAGATTGTGCTTCGGTTACCCTGGCACCCTGGCAaaggcaggaggggtgggggtTGGTGCTGGGGGAGAGGACGACAAGCAGGCTTCCTGCCAGGTGGATGGGGACCGAAGCGCAGTCGAGAAGCACAGTCTTGAAATGGCCAAAGAGGTGTGCAAATAACCAGCACCCGACCAGAGACCTGGACAAAAGAAGCCTGAGCCACCTTTGGCATCACCGAGTAGCGCgtccagcccctgcccgcccatAGACCAGAGCTGCCCCATCACTTACTGACCCCGAACCGGGGCTTTGGcggaaatttgcattttaaaaaatggaattcgAGAACTGTTCTGGAAAGGAGATTTATTGTGCAAAGCGTGTAAATGTTGGAGTGACAGCGCTGTCGTCAGCTGCAGCTTTCATCGTTCGTTTCACAGATGTTTTACTCACCTGTTAGACATGATTCCACCTGAAGTGGAAATGCCGTGGATACATGATGAGGATGTAACATCCATACGTGTACACCTTCCAGAAAGCTTTTAGGGCTGTTAAGACCGATGTAAGGGTTTTATTACAGGGCAGTAATTTGAACTCCTATTTatttcatgcaaaaaaaaaaatactgttttatggAGTGTGTAAGTCATTGGCCAGGGGAAAGGTTCTGGGCCCAGCTCTGGGTCTCACCAGCTCAGAGACTGTGGCCAAGTCAATGGGTTCTCCACTTtgctttcctcatctatgaaattaAGTGGTGGACTAGGTAGTTTTGAACGTCcttttttgctttgaaaaaaaaaatatctaaatgacaacttttttttttttttttggcagtacgcgggcctctcattgttgtggcctctcccgttgcggagcacaggctccggacgcgcaggcccagcggccatggctcacgggcccaaccgctccgcggcatgtgggatcttcctggaccggggcaagaacccgtgtcccctgcatcggcaggcgtacactcaaccactgcgccaccagggaagcccgacaactTTATTTTGATGAGAAATGATCATAAGGTCTTTCACAGCTTCCAAATAGTTCTTCACAGCTATATCTTATACTCCTAAGACATACCTTTGGAAGATATGAAGCTTAAATATGAAGCTGATCTTGGTTTAAAACACAGATCACTTCAAGCAATTAAAACTCTAGTGCCAGTGTATTCAAGGTATTATGACTTTCAACATCCCTTTTCTTAGCTTTGTTAGTAGTTCCCTTTTCCAGTATTGACCTATACTCCAAATGCAATAAATTCAGAGAACATTTACCATGTGCCTGGCACGTGTGCAAGACATGACTCTACTCAGTTTGTGAGTGACCAGCTGAGAAACAGGATCTGGGAATGACATATTAGCATTTTGTAGGATTCCTCAACATTGGGTTTTCTAAAAGATTAAAACCACCCCTTATCACAATTCTACACACTGTTGTCATGCGACACTTCAAAGACAAAGACAGCCCCGAGTTCTGAGCTAAGTAACAATGAGGAACGCTCTGTGAAGGGTAAAGGTCATGATGCTGGACCCAGCAGGGCTCGGGAGAAACCTAAGAAGTATTTGTGTACGTGTCTGAGAATTTCATCTGCTTTACTGGATGATCGTGAGCAAAACATTGGTTTAGCATGTTTATGTGTCTTCCTTGAAGCTAGAAGGATAAGAAACCAAATTCCCACAAGTTGCTGAGTTATCCTATTAAAGTATTATtgattacaattttaaaatgtgactaatAAGTGAGAAAGTGGTGTGACCCTAAAGGAAACAATACCAGAAAGTTCCTGGAGTCCAAAGACCAGGTAAGATGTTAGGTTAAGACTtagattctgggcttccctggtggcgcagtggttgagagtccgcctgctgatgcaggggacatgggttcgtgccccgatccgggaagatcccacatgccgcggagcggctgggcccatgagccatggccgctgggcctgcgcgtccggagcctgtgctccgcaatgggagagaccacgacagtgagaggcccgcgtaccgcaaaaaaaaaaaaaaaaaaaaaagacttagatTCTATCCCCAAAGTTGCCAAAAATATGGGGGAGGTGGTGAAGGCAGTGGGGCTCCCAAGGGCTAGCTTGTGAGAAAGGTTTTAGTGACCCTCCACCCTTCCATGATTTTCATTGCCTTTACCCCAAATAACTTTCCGTTTAATAGAGTGTGTTTGCTGTGTACCTGCAGCTTCAAGAATAATCCCCTCACCATCCCTCCTCTACAGATGCCACTGCTAAGCTCCTCTGTAGGAATTCTGGAGCCGTCACTGGGTGAAGTGGGCAGGTGGGGAACCACTTTGCTTTGATTCATGACCTGTCAAAACCACGGTGATGCCATGCTGCCCTCGCACCCCCAATGCTATATTTCCTGGTCAGAGACACAGACTGAGCTCCCAGCTCAAGTCAATCCACAACCCTGCATTGAAAAGGCCTTTTTTGGTGTTTGTTAGATCCCAGGACTGCCGTTTGGGAACTGCCTGCCGGTCAGTGACGGCCCCCTCAACAACAGCACGGGGGTTCCTTTCTTCTATGTGACACCCAAGGACCTCCTGGTGGCTGATCTGATGAAGAACCCCAcggcctccctcctgctgccgGAATCTGAAGGAGAGTTCTGCAGGTAGGCAAGGGCCCGGCCTCCCCCATCCAGGTGCTCTGCACGAGGCAGGGAggctgtggctttttttttttttaattaattaatttatttgtttttggctgtgttgggtcttcgtttctgtgcgagggctttctctagttgtggcaagcgggggcccctcttcatcgcggtgcgcgggcctctcactatcgcggcctctcccgttgcggagcacaggctccagacgcgcaggctcagtaattgtggctcacaggcccagttgctccgcggcatgtgggatcttcccagaccagggctcgaacccgtgtcccctgcatcggcagacagattctcaaccactgcgccaccagggaagcccgaggctgtGGCTTTAACGGGGCCCTGAGATGCAAAGCATTGTCTTTGCCACTTGGCTAGGGGGCAGGTTCTGGGCCTGGCTCTGGGTCTCACCAGCACCGAGACTGTGGCTAAGTCACTGGGTTCTCCACATtgctttcctcatctatgaaattaAATGGTGGACTAGGTAGTTTTGAAGGTtcttttttgctttgaaaaaaattattgaaaggacGACTTTATTCTGACAAAGTGATCTGAACTTCTTATGTGGCTTCCAAATGGTTTTTCACAGTTATATCTTAGGCTCCTAAGACACATCTCCAGAAGATACAAAACTTAAATATGAAGCTGATCTTGGTTTAGAATACAAGTCATTTCAAACAATTAAAAGCCTAGACCCAATGTGTTCCAGATACATTGGCAACGTATGTTGTAGAAATGTATTTTCACGTGGAAAGAGTATATATAGCCGTGGAATCAGATCAATAGAATTCTACCACTCACcaagctgtgtgatttggggcaagttattcaacctttgggagcctcagtttcctcatctgtaaaatgggaatagtggtTTCTACCTCCTAGGGTGATGGAGAGAGTTGGAAAGATTTGCAGCGTCTTGCACAACACTGGATGGAGAAATGGCAGCTCTCTTTGTTACGgcaaaggtgggggtgggggaggggaggggaggggtgggggaggggaggggtgggggaggggaggggaggggagtgaagGAAGAGCCAGTGGTTTGTCTCCAAGGCACATGCAGCATAGAATACacttattgtttttcaaattaatttctaCCTGCCCCAGTGAGGTGTGTGCAATAAAGACCCAGAGTCCCTTAAATCACTTTCTCAAAAACTCTCTCAGAGAAAGGACAGTTGGGCAAAAATGGAACACTGTATCCAACACCTTTGTCTGAAATCAGAATGTGGAGCTTGAGGTCCAATCCTGCCACTGCCGTGTCTGCGCCGAgcttggggagggtggggggcgggaCGCACGTGGGAGGGCACCCCTGCAGTAgcagcagaggcagcaggggaccttgggcaagtcccttcaccTGTAACGTAGTGATGCTTTTAGAACTGGGATAAGATACCCCCAGCTCCAAAATGCTATGACTCTTTATGCAAAATATGAAAAACACATTCAGCAAACAAATGTGTCAGTTCTTTGAGGAGGGGAAGTGGTAATAATCAAAGCAACAATGGACCATAAAATGCAGCCTGGATAGGACCCTGTCGCTTACCTCTGGGAGCTGGTGGGAGATCCATCCATCAGGGTGGAGGCAGTTCAGCTGACCCAGTGCCCTATCGGGGATGGCAGGAAGCCAGGAAAAGGAGTGCCTCCTCTTTTCATGGAATAGTCTCCTTGTTCTTGACTATTTCATGGAATAGTCTCAACAAGCTTGCTGTTACTAGAAGTATATTCCCAGGTACCTTTCTAGACGTCTGAGGTGTTCCTCATTCCGGCAGCCTAAAGGCAGCCATTGTGCAGGGCACGTTGATCGCAGACCCCAGAGCACACCTGTCCCTGGAGGTGGGCACAGAATAGAGCAGAGGACGTACCGCAGCGCTCAGGTTGTGGAGGGAATTGTCTCCTGGAAGGTCCCAGGCAGCCGTCAGCAGGAGCTTGGGGCCATGAGAAATCCAGCTTAGAGAGGCCCtctctgggggctggggctgggcacGCTTGGGGCCATGTGTGCGGACCC from the Globicephala melas chromosome 12, mGloMel1.2, whole genome shotgun sequence genome contains:
- the CREG2 gene encoding protein CREG2 isoform X5, whose amino-acid sequence is MCGRRGRQPGPRLCWLLCCSALLSPATGYVIVSSVSWAVTNEVDEELDSASTEEALPALLEDSGSIWQRSFPASAHEEESHLPPPEGTARARPPPAPPGMFSYRREGSARLRPGTARFLAHASAWGCLATVSAHEKIPGLPFGNCLPVSDGPLNNSTGVPFFYVTPKDLLVADLMKNPTASLLLPESEGEFCRKNIVDPEDPRCARLTLTGQMVAVSPEEVEFAKQAMFSREWNLNRLDDKKSAEKASA
- the CREG2 gene encoding protein CREG2 isoform X3; translated protein: MCGRRGRQPGPRLCWLLCCSALLSPATGYVIVSSVSWAVTNEVDEELDSASTEEALPALLEDSGSIWQRSFPASAHEEESHLPPPEGTARARPPPAPPGMFSYRREGSARLRPGTARFLAHASAWGCLATVSAHEKIPGLPFGNCLPVSDGPLNNSTGVPFFYVTPKDLLVADLMKNPTASLLLPESEGEFCRKNIVDPEDPRCARLTLTGQMVAVSPEEVEFAKQAMFSRHPVMRKWPRQYEWFFMKMKIEHIWLQKWYGGVADIPREEYFKAAPRKA
- the CREG2 gene encoding protein CREG2 isoform X2 translates to MCGRRGRQPGPRLCWLLCCSALLSPATGYVIVSSVSWAVTNEVDEELDSASTEEALPALLEDSGSIWQRSFPASAHEEESHLPPPEGTARARPPPAPPGMFSYRREGSARLRPGTARFLAHASAWGCLATVSAHEKIPGLPFGNCLPVSDGPLNNSTGVPFFYVTPKDLLVADLMKNPTASLLLPESEGEFCRKNIVDPEDPRCARLTLTGQMVAVSPEEVEFAKQAMFSSFYIRPARKKRLQFSTWEVCSASSSRTSIPGTQDQKSSATHKLEEMEDFLTMMSYDIV
- the CREG2 gene encoding protein CREG2 isoform X4, whose product is MCGRRGRQPGPRLCWLLCCSALLSPATGYVIVSSVSWAVTNEVDEELDSASTEEALPALLEDSGSIWQRSFPASAHEEESHLPPPEGTARARPPPAPPGMFSYRREGSARLRPGTARFLAHASAWGCLATVSAHEKIPGLPFGNCLPVSDGPLNNSTGVPFFYVTPKDLLVADLMKNPTASLLLPESEGEFCRKNIVDPEDPRCARLTLTGQMVAVSPEEVEFAKQAMFSSFYIRPARKKRLQFSTWEVCSASSSRTSIPGTQDQ
- the CREG2 gene encoding protein CREG2 isoform X1, with the translated sequence MCGRRGRQPGPRLCWLLCCSALLSPATGYVIVSSVSWAVTNEVDEELDSASTEEALPALLEDSGSIWQRSFPASAHEEESHLPPPEGTARARPPPAPPGMFSYRREGSARLRPGTARFLAHASAWGCLATVSAHEKIPGLPFGNCLPVSDGPLNNSTGVPFFYVTPKDLLVADLMKNPTASLLLPESEGEFCRKNIVDPEDPRCARLTLTGQMVAVSPEEVEFAKQAMFSSFYIRPARKKRLQFSTWEVCSASSSRTSIPGTQDQWLGIHLSTLGTWVRALVWEDPTCRGAAKPVRRSY
- the CREG2 gene encoding protein CREG2 isoform X6; amino-acid sequence: MCGRRGRQPGPRLCWLLCCSALLSPATGYVIVSSVSWAVTNEVDEELDSASTEEALPALLEDSGSIWQRSFPASAHEEESHLPPPEGTARARPPPAPPGMFSYRREGSARLRPGTARFLAHASAWGCLATVSAHEKIPGLPFGNCLPVSDGPLNNSTGVPFFYVTPKDLLVADLMKNPTASLLLPESEGEFCRKNIVDPEDPRCARLTLTGQMVAVSPEEVEFAKQAMFSSPVN